The following are encoded together in the Mesotoga sp. Brook.08.105.5.1 genome:
- a CDS encoding nucleotidyltransferase domain-containing protein, with the protein MPVRLLNSSIMKWPSKEAVVDSFFKWSETLKRDSNILSIGYFGSYARGDNGVGSDLDGIVVVKDSKAPFGKRGTEWDLSILPVPVDLLIYTLAEWNKLNKEPSYFIKRLREEVKWIFKTDDSLNL; encoded by the coding sequence ATGCCGGTGAGATTGTTGAATTCGTCAATAATGAAATGGCCAAGTAAAGAGGCTGTAGTCGATTCGTTTTTTAAGTGGTCAGAAACGTTGAAGCGGGATTCCAACATTCTAAGTATAGGTTACTTCGGTTCCTACGCTCGGGGCGACAATGGAGTGGGAAGCGACCTTGATGGGATTGTTGTAGTGAAAGACTCCAAAGCTCCTTTCGGAAAACGGGGAACGGAATGGGATTTGTCGATTTTACCGGTTCCGGTCGATCTTCTGATCTACACTTTGGCCGAGTGGAATAAATTAAACAAAGAACCGTCCTACTTCATTAAAAGATTGAGAGAAGAAGTTAAGTGGATCTTCAAAACAGATGACTCATTGAACCTATAA
- a CDS encoding HEPN domain-containing protein, with protein sequence MPDRSLDWLRQAKRDLEHARESAINGKHEWACFASQQAAEKAVRALHLSLGQEAWGHMVSKLIQELPEGIVLPDDLLDKARILDNSYIPARYPNSHPEGSPFEYFGSKQSEEAIAYAGEIVEFVNNEMAK encoded by the coding sequence ATGCCCGATAGGTCGTTGGATTGGTTACGTCAAGCAAAAAGAGATCTAGAACACGCTCGAGAGTCTGCTATAAATGGAAAGCATGAATGGGCTTGCTTTGCGTCACAGCAAGCGGCAGAAAAGGCAGTAAGGGCTCTCCATCTTTCTTTGGGTCAGGAAGCGTGGGGGCACATGGTAAGCAAACTGATTCAAGAACTTCCTGAAGGAATTGTGCTGCCCGACGATTTATTGGATAAGGCGAGAATTCTTGACAATTCTTACATACCTGCGAGATATCCGAATAGTCATCCCGAAGGCTCTCCTTTTGAGTATTTCGGAAGCAAGCAAAGTGAGGAGGCTATTGCATATGCCGGTGAGATTGTTGAATTCGTCAATAATGAAATGGCCAAGTAA